The stretch of DNA GCGTAGGGCTCCTTGAAGACCCAGGTGAACTTCTTGTCGCCGGCCGCGCCCTCGGGCATGTTCAGCTCGGCGAAGCCGTTGGTGCTGGCGGCGGTGAACAGGTCGACGTCGTTGCCGTCCGCGTCCTTGCCGCCCGGGTGGGTGCCGGAGAAGGCGGCCCACTGCAGCAGCACGTCGTCGAAGTCGATCGGCACCCCGTCGGACCAGACCGCGTCGTCGGCGATGGTGATGTCGATGGTCAGCGGATCGTCGGAGACTTTCTCGTAGCTGCCGAAATCGGCGTTGGCCTTGAGCGTGCCGTCGGGCTGCACGATTACCAGCGCGCTCTGCGTGACGTTGTCGACGTAGGCGCAGTAGACGCTGTTGGAGGCGGCGTTGTTGCAGTTGTAGCCGCCCGGCGTCTGCTCGAGGCCGATGTTGATGGTGTCGGCGATGGGTCCTTCGGGTGCCGAGGACGACCCACTCGACTCGCCGGTGGCGGCGCTGCTGGTGGCGGTGCCCGCGGGCGGCGGCGTGTTGCTGGTCGTGGTGTCACCACCGACCGAACCACTGCACGCCCCGAGGACCATCGACGCGGCGATCCCCGCCGCGGCGTAACCCAGAATGCGTCTTCTCATGGAGCGTCTCCCTCTGGGGTCGGACGGGAGGAACGGGCGTTGCGCCCACCATTTGTCCGAAACATCCCCTGCTGAATGTGTGCGACGCAGGCAAACGTATGCGGAACGTCTGTGAGCGACGAGAGCGGGGTGCCGGTTGTTACCGAAAGGAAACAGTCCGGGACGGTCCGAACAGGTCAACGCGAGGTGAACGCGGCGGTCCTAACGGGGGTACTTCGTCCCGTTCGGCACGGGGCGGACCGGCGGTCCGGGGTTACCCACACGTACCGTCACCCCGGCGACCGCCAGTCGGGAAGGGTCCGCAGCGGCCCGCTCCACAGCAGGTCAGCGGCGTCCGGCGGCAGGTCGACCGCACCCAGGGCGGGTCCCAGCGCGAGCACGGCGGTGGGTTCGGCCAGCGGCAGCACGGCGAGCCGCCGCCAGGCCAGGGCGTCCAGATCGTCCACGCCGCCGCCGGCGAGGTAGCCGGTCATCGTCGCCCGCACCCGGTCGTCGCAGAACGGCGGCGGCGCCTCCTCCCCGTCGGGCGCGGTGGTGACCGTCGTGGTGGGGGTCTCGGCGGCGGCGGTACCGGTGGCCGGTTGCGGGTAGCCCGCCGCGCAGGCCAGCAGGGTCGCGGCCCGGCCACGGTCGGACGCCGTCCGCGGGGTGAGCGTCAGCACGATGTCGGGGACCGACACCGAGGTCAACGGGGCCACGACGTCGACCGCCGTCTGCGCGACCAGGTCGAGTTGGATGCCCGCCGCCCCGAGCTGGCGCTGCAGCAGCCGCGCCGCGGACTGCGCGGTGCTGTCGGCGGCGTCGTAGCCCATCACGAGGGTGAGCACCCGGCCGTCGGGGTCGTGCCAATACAGGCCGGTGCGCCGGTAACCGGCGCCGCTGAGCGCGTCGGCGACGCCGTCCGGATCGTCGGTGACCCCGGCCGGCGCGACGGTGGGCGCACCGGGCGCGGCCGGCAGCACGAACGGCGAGGTGGTGGCCAGCGCACTGCCCGCCGCACCGTCGCCGAGCGCGGCCCGCAGGGGGGCGGACCGGATCGCGGCGGCGACCGCGTCGCGTACCGCGGCGTCGGCGGTGAGCCGGTCGGCGCCCAGGTTGAAGACGAGGTCGGTGGTGGCCGGCAGCGGCACCGTGATCCGCCGGACGTCGGTGTCCAGCGCGGCCAGCGCCGTCGCCGCGGACTCCCCCGGCCGCAGGTACACCGCCTGCACGTCGCCGCGGCGCAACGCGTCGACCAGGTCCGCAGGCGCTCCGGCGCGGAGCACCACGCTGGTGGTCGTGGTCTCGGTGGCCCAGTACTTGTCGTTGCGCACCAGGGTGGTCTGGCCGATCACCGGGTCGTAGGCGTCCATCCGGTAGCGGCCGCCGGCCACCGGGATCCCGGTCTGCAGGGCGGTCGCGAAGCCGCCGGGCTCGTCCTTGAGGGTGCGTGCCGGCAGCAGCGGCGAGAACAGCGTGCGCCAGTCGGCGTAGGGCGTCCGGAACACCACGGTCACCGTCTTACCGGCGTCGGCCGACTGGATGCTGGAGATCAGCTGGTACCCGGCCGGGCTCACCACGTCGGTGTTGGACGT from Nakamurella deserti encodes:
- a CDS encoding ABC transporter substrate-binding protein gives rise to the protein MNRRRSHRSRWGRRRSAFLALVLASTAGCTVPNLPAPLAPETTGGDTTPLPPVVGGVISLGVDDDIRGFNPYVASQWSPAGAAVAGLVLPGAFTPGPSAEVAVPTALIRRVAVTATEPFTVTYELNQGASWSDGTPIAAEDFTYLWRQMTSNTDVVSPAGYQLISSIQSADAGKTVTVVFRTPYADWRTLFSPLLPARTLKDEPGGFATALQTGIPVAGGRYRMDAYDPVIGQTTLVRNDKYWATETTTTSVVLRAGAPADLVDALRRGDVQAVYLRPGESAATALAALDTDVRRITVPLPATTDLVFNLGADRLTADAAVRDAVAAAIRSAPLRAALGDGAAGSALATTSPFVLPAAPGAPTVAPAGVTDDPDGVADALSGAGYRRTGLYWHDPDGRVLTLVMGYDAADSTAQSAARLLQRQLGAAGIQLDLVAQTAVDVVAPLTSVSVPDIVLTLTPRTASDRGRAATLLACAAGYPQPATGTAAAETPTTTVTTAPDGEEAPPPFCDDRVRATMTGYLAGGGVDDLDALAWRRLAVLPLAEPTAVLALGPALGAVDLPPDAADLLWSGPLRTLPDWRSPG